The Halichoerus grypus chromosome 9, mHalGry1.hap1.1, whole genome shotgun sequence genomic sequence tagcctttttgatttctacttggttagattttagttcttttacttctccagaaagggtttctctaataacttccatgcttttttcaagcccagctagtatctttaaagtgatgattctgaactctagatccgcattgtactaatgtccgtattgagtaggtccctggcagtcggtactacctcttgttctttttgttgaggtgattttttccgtcttgtcattttgtgcagaggagaatagattaatgagagaacaaaatgctaactgggtaacaacgttcccagaaaatatactctaaacaaatcagaaaagacctgaagcagtgggaaaagaaagggaaagagagaaaaaagaaaaagaaaaaaaaaagaaaaagataaagataaaaacaaaaacagaacaaaacaaaacaaaaaaaacagaatgtgatcaaatatgatcaggctggtatatagatcagtgccacacactggattttgggtgtattttgatctgttagaagaaagtgcctcccaaaattttaaagaaagaaaaacttatacatgtacaaaaataagggttgatatgatgaagggatggaatatgactgtaaagatggaaattataaaaaattttataaaaggaattgataagaagttgtttgaaaaaagaaagaagaggatttaagaaaaaaaaagggagagaatgtgatcaggcaggggagtagaaaaaaaccatacactagagatttagggtatattttgatctgttagaagaaactatctcaaaattttaaagagagaacaacttatatatatatgccaaaaatacgggtaactactatgaagggatagaatatgactctaaaaatgaaaaataaaaatgtttttttaaaaaagggattgataagatgttggttgaaaaagggaaaaagaaaaattcaaaaaaaaaaaagttacaaaaaaaattaactttgaaagactaaagaatcatggtaaaaaaagccatgaattctatgtgcagtattctcctagcgctggagttctgcggttctcattgatcggtaaacttggtcttggctggctgttcttgctgatcttctaggggaggggcctgttgccgtggtttccaaaagtctttgccggaggcggaattgccccgcccttgcccagtccagactaagtaatctgctcgtgtttgctctccggagcttttgttccctgcaagctttcggtacagctttggaggcggagagtgcaatggcggcctcccaatctccgcctcagaggagccgagaactcggggccctgctcatcagtgagcccctagagaaaagcagtcagtcactcccgtctccccggtctccggccgcactccgtgctcacccggcctgtgaccgcgcgtttctatctctggcacccgaccccgtgtggagtctccaaacccagcagatccctgcggtgcgctcccgcgccgctcctcctgggggaggaaggtgagtctccctggatctgccgcttgttgggtccctgctggaggagcagtggcccgactgtgccgcggatcacggtttatggcaaccccaagctgagagcccacgcctgggctccgtctctgcagccggcttccccgctccgatacctgggagctctgccgcacttaGGCACCCCcggactttctgtgaccccgagggtcctgagaccacactgtcccgcgagggttccaccccccgcttagccaccggagtgacgtccctcagcggagccgacttctaaaagttccgattttgtgctccgcagctctatgacttgccagaagcggccgtgggcccccccccccgccgtctatcctcccgaatatcgcctcggattcacttctccgctagtcctaccttccagaaagtggtcgcttttctgttcagagagttgttgctcttcttttcttcgatctcctgttgagttcgtaggtgttcagaatggtttgatccctatccagctgaattcttgagaggagatgaaatccaggtctcctactcctccgccatcttgctccgcccccctcttgcctggtttttatattttatctaaataCTCCTGTGTTGGGCTTCCTTTGTTCAACAgatgttttgagattcatccatgttgtgtatagatgtatttcatacattttcattgctgtatagtgTTCATTTGGGttgatataccacatttattcAACCATTCTATTGATagcatttggatattttctagtttttggctattgggaataatgctgctgtgaacattgtaATATGTGGCTTTGGAAGAATGTTTCTGTCGGGTATTACCTAGGAGTGGAAATATTATGTCATAGTACAGGGGAAATAAGAATCTTAATTTAGATGTTAATATAGCCATGGTTCCCTCAGACTATAGTTGTCCCTTCCATTAGATGATTTGTTACTAGAACAGATGGGAATGGAAAAAATTGGAGAAGacatttggctttttttgttCCTAGATACTAAAATCTCATGAGGTCATTTCCAAATTATATTTGTTTCCTACAAAAAATGAGTGTGGCATTTCTAACACCGGGATGAGATAGCAGtgcttctctgtgtgtctttttcaGGACGAGGAAAACAATCCCCTCGAGACCGAATATGGCCTTTCTGTCTACAAGGACCACCAGACCGTCACTATCCAGGAGATGCCGGAGAAGGCCCCAGCTGGTCAACTTCCCCGCTCTGTGGACGTCATTCTGGATGATGACTTGGTAGATAAAGTGAAGCCTGGTGACCGAGTCCAGGTGGTGGGGACCTACCGTTGCCTTCCTGGAAAGAAGGGAGGCTACACCTCAGGGACCTTCAGGTAAAGGGGCAGTTGTGAGGTATTTGGCATGCTGCTGGCAGCTTGCATTTCTGGTAGTATTCTTGCTCCAGTTTGCCATATTCTGGAGCATACATCAGACAGGTCTAGCTGCCTGGGAGATGGGATACATCTTTTCCATCAGATAAAACTGGTAGTACTATCTTATGCTAAAAGTGGGAGTTACCGGTAACATGATTATAGCCTCTTGGCTTACATGAGTTTCTCATGTATTCCCACCTCCTTCTCATCCACACTTCTGTCTGAAGGAAGATCTGTGGGACAGCAGAGGATAAATTCCTGAGGTGAAGAGTCATCAGCATATTTGTGTCGCAGACTAAGAGTATTAGTTGTTGAATTCAGAACaacttgtcttttttctctttattgttttccGATTTGCTGTTGGCTCTGATGTTAGAAATTGAAAACCGCAGGCTTCTTCTTATTCCCCTCTTTGTCCCAGGACTATCCTGATTGCCTGTAATGTGAAGCAAATGAGCAAGGATGTTCAGCCTTCATTCTCTGCTGAGGATATAGCCAAGATCAAGAAGTTCAGTAAAACTCGTTCTAAGGTCTGAGCATCTTTCAGGGATTTGAGGGTGGGGATGGATTTGTTAGGGTTGTGTTTTGCATGGACCACCTTTCATCTTTGTACTGGATCAGGAGGAGGGTCAAGGTTTTTTCTCTAAAGGATGTGGTGTTAGCTTTTAATTTGACCCAGTCAGCAAGTAAAAGGGTGTTTTTGCTGtttaatatttctgttttgttaCCTGCTGGGCTGCTAAGTGAACCTAATACAAGTACTAGAATAAGAGAATATCAATGTACCAATAAGTCCATATGGAAGACAGTAGTGATGCGTTACTTAAGTTTAAGataggttatttttgttttagttctctagtttgtttttctttttaaagacaaaatgtcCACAGGTAGAATTGaagaaaatacagttgacccttgaacaacacaagtttgaGCTGTGTGGGTTTGCTtgcctgtgggtttttttctgataaatacagtatggtactataaatgtgtttctcttccttatgattttcttaatgacattttcctttctatagcttacttattttaagaatacagcatatagtACATATCAAACACaaaaatgtgttaattgactgtttttaTGTTATTGGTGAGGTGAGGTCAGCAGTGGGACATTAGTAAAGTTTTGAGGGGATCAAAAGTTACATGTAGATTTTGGACTGCATGGGGGTTTGGCACCCCTAACTTCTGCATTGTTTAAGGGTCATGTGTGTATGCCTGTGTGATTAAGGTTACTGAAGAAACAAACCAagccaaatcaaaacaaaaggtTACTGGAATCGCattatatattcttattaaaCCTAaaatgttttggggcgcctgggtggctcagttggttaaacgactgcctttggctcaggtcatgatcctggagtccctggatcgagtcccgcatcgggctccctgctcggcagggagtctgcttctccctctgaccctcccccctctcatgtgcttgctctctcattctctctcaaataaataaataaaaaaaatctttaaaaaaaaaaaaaaaaaaaaaaacctaaaatgtttTGAACctggaaatacttttttcttaaatattaaaccTCTAAGCAGGTTTTGGAATACAGGCTTTCTCTTTATCTGTTCTGACAATGATCTGTTCAGTGTACAGTTAGAAACAGTGTCTACACTTGTGGAGTTCTTCAAGCATTTTTATAAGCTAAAGTATAAAGCAGAGCTCAGCAAAACCCCACTGAATCTCACTAGGCTTTTCACACCTTTGGTTATTCCTCCTGTAGGATATCTTTGACCAGCTGGCCAGGTCATTGGCCCCTAGCATCCATGGGCACGACTATGTTAAGAAGGCAATTCTCTGCTTGCTCTTGGGAGGGGTGGAACGAGAACTTGAAAATGGCAGCCACATCCGTGGGGACATCAATATTCTCCTGATCGGTATGACACTGGGGATCAGATTCTTGGTCTTCCCTTGTGGAGTGTGCTTGTGGGAATCTATAATCTGTAAGATTGTGTATTCTCTACATGGTGTATTTCATTTCCATCAAAGGGCAAAAGACTAAAAATCTCTccttattattctcatttttgtaTTTCCTGATTTATAATGTCTAAAATATATTCTTCCTGTAACTTGCCATTACAAGTGAAAGGAATATTATTTACAACCAGTTACTGTAAATTTCTGTTACGCCAAGAGCTGTACTAGAAAAGTAGAACTTGCTCGGGCGGGGGGAGGAGTTTCCTAGCAAGTCACCACTGCCCCACCCAATTACAGGGGACCCGTCGGTTGCCAAGTCTCAGCTTCTACGCTATGTTCTGTGCACTGCTCCCCGGGCTATCCCCACCACTGGCCGGGGCTCCTCTGGAGTGGGTCTGACGGCTGCTGTCACTACAGACCAGGAAACCGGTAAGGGTGTAAGGGTCTTTGGCAAAGGTCCCACAGTGAGATCAAGCATAGTTTCCTTGAGTTTGCTCTCGGGAAGCTTGTATTGGGAAGATACACTAGAAAGGTTAGTTTGAGCCAGGCTGTAGAAGACTGAGTATCTCTGGCAATAGGGGGTGAATTATTTAAGTCTTTGGGTGGCCCTCTATGGATAAGAATGTCTCCTAGAAGACAGTTTTTGAAGGAGAAACCTTTGCAAAttggaagggaaataaaaatgaagattgcgctattttataaattagagaAAGGGATTTGAAGACTAGTGAAAAGAGAGCAGAGATCTAGTTGGGGAATCACTTGAGGATGAAGATAAGAGAATTGATGAAAGAAGTTTGTTGGAGGCTGGCTACTTTGGGATCATTCAGATTGGAGCTAAAAAGGTTGACCCACGAGGGTTTTTCTCTAAGTCTCTAGGAACTGACTGCTCCTCATTATATTCTCATGAGCAACATTGAGTGCTTAGGAAGGAGATTGAAATCTCTCCCCTTGTCTTCTACAACCTGGATAGTAAAACGTATCTTTACCTCCTCATTTCCTAGGGGAGCGCCGGCTGGAAGCAGGGGCCATGGTCCTTGCTGACCGAGGTGTGGTTTGCATCGATGAATTTGACAAGATGTCCGATATGGACCGCACGGCCATCCACGAAGTGATGGAGCAGGGTCGAGTCACCATCGCCAAGGCTGGCATCCATGCTCGGCTGAATGCCCGCTGCAGTGTTTTGGCAGCTGCCAACCCCGTCTATGGCAGGGTGAGTGGAATCAGCACTTTACCGTTGTCCTCACCTTTGGTTTTGCTGAGTAGCTGGGCCATGAAGTTGATTCTTGGTGTCCCGGAGGAGTAATAGGCCAAAGATTAAGTTAAGCTCATCCCTCATTTTGCTGTTGTCCTTGATTTAGGGCAGTGGTTCGTCACTTTTTTATccacatcagaatcccctggaaagttatttatttaaaataactttaaaaatacaaagaagaaaacaaaagtgacCTGCACTCTCACAACCCAGTAACCTGTATTGCCATTACAACAAAAGTACCATATGCAGATGGTTAGATGTATAAACAGAACAGAGAGTGCAGTATGGACATTAAAAGCCTTCCTTTGCTCTCCTATCCCTTCTCCAAGAGATAACCACTAACAACTCTTGAGTGGGGAAACAAAAACTTAAGTGTATACCAACAACCATACTGGCTCCTTGTTACCAAATGTGTCTGTTTATCTTTGTGTTTCACTATGATGATGATGTGCTAAGgtgtatcttttatatttattcagcTTGGGGTTTGCCcaattttgcctttattttttctttcttttttttgggcaGCTGtcttatattccattgtatggatttatAGTAATTTGTTTAGTCTCTATTTGATGGGCATTTGgcattttcccttttcccccttGCTATTATGAAATGAAGTTGCAGTGAATATCcctttatatgtattttgttaCAGATATCTGTATGATAAATACCTAGTAACAGAATCAGTGGATTAAAGAGttatatgcattttcattttggtagagattgccaaattgccctcttTAAAGTTTGTACCATAATAATACTATTAATTAAGACTTACAAGTAATTTGCTTTTATCCTCACGATAACCTTGTAGATAGGTAGTTATTATCCTTAtcttacaggtgagaaaatggaggcataaaaaattaagtaagttaCTCAAGAATCACAAACTAGaaaatggcagagtcaggatttgaacccagagcccATACTGTGCTCTGGCAATTTACAATTCCACAGTGTATGGGGTTACCTGTTTTCGTGGAGGTTTTTAAACATGCAGGTGCCTGGTCCCCAGTCCAGGGTTTCTGAATTCAAGTTTTTGGGTTGGGGCTTTTGGTAACTATGGTTTAGAAAGGCTCCATAGTTGGTGATAATGCATAGCTTGGGTTGAGATCCTTGGTTTTTAGATTAATGGTAACATATGTTTATGTCATCTTGAAGAATTATATTGGGAAATGTAGGGAGAAAATGGCAGGTCCTGAAATGGGAACGTGGTCAGAATCATTATTAATGTTACCCACAAGGATGTTAGACCCTCTGACTGTGAAGTGTCTGCGGGTGGGTAGCCTCATAGGCCCAGAATTGAAAGATAAAAAAGTATAGAGGTTCTTGAGTCCCAGGGAAGATCTCCCTTGATCCTTAAGACTTTATGATTTATAGATTATTGACCATTTTCATTGCGATTTTACTCATTACCTTCTGAGTAAGGGACTCCAAAGTTTCCAAGTGTTTTTGGCTTAGCCCCCTTGTCAATAACAGGCAGGGGAGGAGTCATCTTTCAGGGTTGGTCCTGCCCTGGGAATGGCAGGGGCAGAATAAAGCTTGGGAAGGAGGATGCTGGTTTCGAGACCTACGATAAGCTTATTAGAGGCACCTCAGCTAGGAGGTGGGGCTCTGAGTTCGCTCAGGTCTCTCGAAGCTTCAGTGAGAGAAGGGTTGCAGGTAGACAAACTGAAGTAAGTATTTTAATAGCTTTAAATAGCCTCCTTGTCCTTTTTTCCCATTGATGTCGCCtccactttcctttttccttccgtTGCACAGTATGATCAGTATAAGACCCCCATGGAGAACATTGGGCTGCAGGACTCACTGCTATCCCGGTTTGACTTACTCTTCATCATGTTGGATCAGATGGACCCTGAGCAGGATCGGGAGATCTCAGACCATGTCCTTAGGATGCACCGTTACAGGGCCCCCGGGGAACAGGATGGCGATGGTGAGGCCACGGGAAGAGTCAGACTGATTAATGGAGGGGGACCTAAACAGATGCGGTTATCTCAGACCTGGCCCAGGTCGTGGTGGGTGTTTCCGTTTCTGGGTTGATGTTGAAGGTGCCTTGCCTTCGTGACCACTCCCTTCTTGCTCTCTGGGAGTTATCCTAAGgtgtgtcttttttccatttctgggtCTAGGAACACCTTTGAGCATCTTCTGGGAGCTAGGTAGTTCCACCTTTCTTATTTGTGGGCTCCACGTGTCTATGTGTCTTTGCTTTATTAGTATTTTATCTCTTCAGAAGAAGCAATTTCTTACTCTCCTTTCTCCCAACTTGGGTTTTCCAGCTATGCCTTTGGGTAGTGCCGTGGATATCCTGGCCACAGACGATCCCAATTTTAACCAGGAAGACCAGCAGGACACCCAGATTTATGAGAAGCATGACAACCTTCTGCATGGGACCAAGAAGAAAAAGTGAGCATTCTTCATACTTCTCCCTTGAAGGAACCTGAGATTTCTGTCATATTAGCATATTTTTATGTGCTGCCCAGGCAAGATCATGCTTGGATTCGTAGCCATGTggccctgttttcttttctggatcCCACACTTAGATACTTCTTTTCCTGGCCAGTTGCCTTGTAAGTGTTTGTGGCGAATGGGTTTAGGTTCTAATCTTCTAAAAGGAAGGCTTTGACAACATGCTCAACTGATGGTGGGTATGTTATGTTATCCTCGTACGTGAAGTACTGCACAAGTCCTTTAGCCATTTGTGACAAGCTACTGTTGAAGGGACAGTAGATGGCAAGCCCTGGGTGCTGTGCAGGTGGATTTGGATAAAGGAGACTAGGGTTCAAGTGTTCAAAGCACAAAATACGAGATCTTATACCTGTATTTAGGGCTGTGGTGCAGTAGGAAGCATATAGATTCAAACCTGTTGTTTAAGAACATGGAATTTAGAGGCAGAACACTGAATTTAAGTCTCCTCTGAGCTGTAGTTTTTAACCTATTAAATAGGGCAAATAATACCTAAATTTTTACCTGACAAATACCTAAGTAATAGCTACATTCTGATTCAATTGACATACATGAAAGGGTCTCGTACACATTCTATATAAGTGGGATTTCTGATAACGTATTCTAGATTGTATCTCTGCCACTTGACCTTGACTTCTCTGAGGAGAGGCCAAGCCCCCAGCCCAGTCAGGTGTCGAGGTGTggcaaagaagaagaaatcactGTGTGTGCCCGCAGGGAGAAGATGGTGAGTGCAGCGTTCATGAGGAAGTACATCCACGTGGCCAAAATCATCAAGCCCATCCTAACTCAGGACTCAGCCGCCTACATTGCAGAAGAGTACTCACGCCTGCGCAGCCAAGACAGCATGAGCTCGGACACTGCCAGGGTGAGTCCCCACAGGGAAGATGGACCTGGGAATTCCTGAAGTAGAAGGCTGGGGAGTCCCTGTTATCTGGGAGCTCTGGAAGCATTTCAACTTAGTGATTCCTCCCCTTTTACTTTCTGGTCTGAAGGGCTTCCTGTTCTCCAATTCTAATCATTTCCTTCTG encodes the following:
- the MCM3 gene encoding DNA replication licensing factor MCM3 isoform X2; its protein translation is MPEKAPAGQLPRSVDVILDDDLVDKVKPGDRVQVVGTYRCLPGKKGGYTSGTFRTILIACNVKQMSKDVQPSFSAEDIAKIKKFSKTRSKDIFDQLARSLAPSIHGHDYVKKAILCLLLGGVERELENGSHIRGDINILLIGDPSVAKSQLLRYVLCTAPRAIPTTGRGSSGVGLTAAVTTDQETGERRLEAGAMVLADRGVVCIDEFDKMSDMDRTAIHEVMEQGRVTIAKAGIHARLNARCSVLAAANPVYGRYDQYKTPMENIGLQDSLLSRFDLLFIMLDQMDPEQDREISDHVLRMHRYRAPGEQDGDAMPLGSAVDILATDDPNFNQEDQQDTQIYEKHDNLLHGTKKKKEKMVSAAFMRKYIHVAKIIKPILTQDSAAYIAEEYSRLRSQDSMSSDTARTSPVTARTLETLIRLATAHAKARMSKTVDLQDAEVAVELVQYAYFKKVLEKEKKRKKRNEGESETEDEEEKSQEDQEQKSKRRRTRHTDAKDGGSYDPYDFSDTEEEMPQVHTPKTADSQETKESQKVELSESRLKEFKVALLDVFREAHAQSVGMNRLTESINQDREEPFSSAEIQVALSKMQDDNQVMVSEGIIFLI
- the MCM3 gene encoding DNA replication licensing factor MCM3 isoform X1; translated protein: MAGTVVLDDIELREAQRDYLDFLDDEEDQGVYQSKVRELISDNQYRLIVNVNDLRRKNEKRANRLLSNAFEELVAFQRALKDFVASIDATYAKQYEEFYIGLEGSFGSKHVSPRTLTSCFLSCVVCVEGIVTKCSLVRPKVVRSVHYCPATKKTIERRYSDLTTLVAFPSSSVYPTKDEENNPLETEYGLSVYKDHQTVTIQEMPEKAPAGQLPRSVDVILDDDLVDKVKPGDRVQVVGTYRCLPGKKGGYTSGTFRTILIACNVKQMSKDVQPSFSAEDIAKIKKFSKTRSKDIFDQLARSLAPSIHGHDYVKKAILCLLLGGVERELENGSHIRGDINILLIGDPSVAKSQLLRYVLCTAPRAIPTTGRGSSGVGLTAAVTTDQETGERRLEAGAMVLADRGVVCIDEFDKMSDMDRTAIHEVMEQGRVTIAKAGIHARLNARCSVLAAANPVYGRYDQYKTPMENIGLQDSLLSRFDLLFIMLDQMDPEQDREISDHVLRMHRYRAPGEQDGDAMPLGSAVDILATDDPNFNQEDQQDTQIYEKHDNLLHGTKKKKEKMVSAAFMRKYIHVAKIIKPILTQDSAAYIAEEYSRLRSQDSMSSDTARTSPVTARTLETLIRLATAHAKARMSKTVDLQDAEVAVELVQYAYFKKVLEKEKKRKKRNEGESETEDEEEKSQEDQEQKSKRRRTRHTDAKDGGSYDPYDFSDTEEEMPQVHTPKTADSQETKESQKVELSESRLKEFKVALLDVFREAHAQSVGMNRLTESINQDREEPFSSAEIQVALSKMQDDNQVMVSEGIIFLI